One Nostoc punctiforme PCC 73102 DNA window includes the following coding sequences:
- a CDS encoding DHA2 family efflux MFS transporter permease subunit, with translation MAQLETQPLALSDAQKNWVLLGVGLGVFMSTLDVGIINVALPTLVQAFGTSFPTTQWAVLSYQLVSSGLVLGATRLGDMWGKKSLYQGGLVLFTFSSLLCGFAPSIEWLIAFRALQGLGAVFISGLGLAIITEVFPSSERGRAVGVIGSVVSLGIAFGPSAGGLLLSLSGWHSIFFINVPLGIIASFLIARVVPPSIRIQGKQRFDFFGAILALLTLGSFGLGMTLGQSQGFGSTNALVLLVIATLSFIIFLVVEAVIKEPLLELHLFRNLQLSMGLLSGWLAFIVIGGSLLIVPFFLESVKHYPTVKVGLLLAVSPVLSGLIAPLGGILSDRFGARLISPIGLGLMIGGCLGISTFDAQITELGYVSRYFIYGIGLGLFQSPNNSTVMGAVPRERLGIASGLLSLSRTSGNTVGVSLIGAVFGALIASMSAGADVSVAPPDAIVAGFQGTFRFAALILCGAAVASVLRIGKRKGAGLP, from the coding sequence TTGGCACAATTGGAAACACAACCTCTGGCTTTGTCAGACGCTCAGAAAAATTGGGTCTTACTCGGTGTCGGACTTGGGGTGTTCATGTCTACCCTCGATGTGGGCATCATCAATGTTGCTTTACCCACATTGGTACAAGCCTTTGGCACCAGTTTTCCGACAACCCAATGGGCTGTATTGAGTTACCAGTTGGTCAGTTCCGGTTTAGTTTTGGGGGCAACCCGCTTGGGAGATATGTGGGGTAAGAAGTCTTTGTATCAGGGGGGACTTGTTCTATTTACTTTCAGTTCGCTGTTGTGTGGTTTTGCACCTAGTATTGAGTGGTTGATTGCCTTTCGCGCACTTCAAGGACTGGGTGCTGTGTTCATTTCTGGGCTTGGTTTGGCAATCATTACAGAAGTTTTTCCATCTTCGGAGCGAGGTCGCGCTGTTGGCGTTATCGGTAGTGTTGTATCACTGGGAATTGCTTTTGGCCCTTCCGCAGGCGGACTGCTCCTAAGCTTATCAGGCTGGCATAGTATATTCTTCATCAATGTACCGTTGGGGATTATCGCTAGTTTTTTGATAGCTCGGGTAGTGCCACCTTCTATACGCATTCAGGGGAAACAGAGATTTGACTTTTTTGGAGCTATATTGGCTTTATTAACTCTGGGTAGTTTTGGTCTAGGTATGACGCTAGGGCAAAGCCAGGGCTTTGGCAGTACTAATGCACTAGTATTATTAGTGATCGCTACCTTAAGTTTCATAATTTTTTTGGTAGTTGAAGCAGTTATAAAGGAGCCGCTACTAGAACTACACCTGTTTCGCAATCTTCAGTTGAGTATGGGTTTGCTAAGTGGGTGGCTAGCATTCATTGTTATCGGCGGTTCACTACTCATCGTCCCTTTCTTTCTAGAGAGCGTCAAGCATTATCCGACGGTAAAAGTGGGGCTGCTACTAGCCGTGTCACCTGTACTTAGTGGGTTAATTGCGCCATTAGGAGGAATACTTTCAGACCGCTTTGGCGCTCGACTAATCAGCCCAATTGGACTGGGGTTAATGATAGGTGGCTGTTTGGGGATTAGCACCTTTGATGCTCAGATTACTGAGCTAGGCTATGTGTCGCGCTATTTTATTTACGGCATTGGACTGGGTTTATTCCAATCGCCCAACAACAGCACTGTTATGGGAGCAGTACCAAGGGAGCGGCTAGGGATTGCTTCTGGGCTACTATCTTTGTCACGTACATCAGGGAACACAGTAGGAGTTTCTTTAATCGGGGCAGTATTTGGAGCATTAATCGCTAGCATGTCTGCGGGTGCAGATGTTTCTGTTGCCCCTCCTGATGCGATCGTTGCGGGATTCCAAGGAACTTTTCGCTTTGCAGCCCTAATACTTTGTGGAGCAGCAGTCGCATCCGTGTTGAGGATCGGGAAGAGGAAGGGGGCAGGCTTACCGTGA
- a CDS encoding SDR family NAD(P)-dependent oxidoreductase: protein MTGKLKEQVAIITGASAGIGEATAIALAAEGATVVLAARRGDRIQALAERIEASGGKALPIVTDVTDENQVNHLVAKANVELGRVDILVNNAGIALLGTIEAGNSSDWRRSFDINVLGLLYATHAVLPLLKAQKSGHIVNISSVAGRTARAGVGVYNATKWGVNALSEALRQEVHKDNIRVTIIEPGLVDTEIDNQITDPVAKQRIEERRKAITPLHSEDVAAAIVYAVTQPSRVNVNEILIRPTGQEH from the coding sequence ATGACAGGTAAATTAAAAGAACAAGTAGCAATTATCACTGGGGCTTCAGCAGGAATTGGAGAAGCAACTGCGATCGCATTGGCGGCAGAAGGAGCAACAGTAGTATTGGCTGCTAGGCGTGGCGATCGCATTCAGGCATTAGCAGAACGGATTGAAGCTAGTGGTGGCAAGGCATTGCCCATTGTCACTGATGTGACTGATGAAAACCAGGTAAATCACTTGGTGGCAAAGGCAAATGTCGAATTGGGAAGGGTCGATATCCTTGTAAATAATGCAGGGATTGCCTTACTCGGAACCATTGAAGCTGGAAATAGCTCAGACTGGCGGCGATCGTTCGACATCAACGTACTGGGACTGCTATATGCTACCCACGCTGTTTTACCTCTGTTGAAGGCGCAAAAATCGGGGCACATAGTCAATATCTCCTCAGTGGCAGGTCGGACAGCACGGGCGGGTGTGGGTGTTTATAATGCTACTAAATGGGGCGTTAATGCCCTCTCAGAAGCTTTACGCCAAGAAGTCCACAAGGACAACATCCGCGTCACCATTATTGAACCTGGTTTAGTGGATACGGAAATTGACAACCAAATTACCGATCCAGTTGCCAAACAACGCATTGAGGAACGGCGCAAGGCAATTACACCTCTGCATAGTGAAGACGTTGCTGCTGCGATCGTTTATGCCGTCACGCAACCGTCGCGCGTTAATGTCAACGAAATTCTTATCCGGCCAACGGGACAAGAACATTAA
- a CDS encoding beta-lactamase hydrolase domain-containing protein, which translates to MINAIQINENLTTTGQVIPKQLEQAIQEGFKSVLNLRSPDELGFSKDEQKVAEALGLHYKNVPLKVDLKNLNEEAITKILTTLEEIPKPAVVHCAAGMRSTGIALLSIAIQEGLTPEETLARAKNLGFGFFEHAGVSPRLRQLFVDYVNKHAKLAVPTC; encoded by the coding sequence GTGATCAACGCCATACAGATTAACGAAAACTTAACGACAACAGGACAAGTTATACCAAAACAGCTAGAGCAAGCTATCCAAGAAGGTTTTAAGTCCGTTCTAAATTTGCGATCGCCTGATGAGCTAGGATTTTCCAAAGATGAGCAAAAAGTAGCTGAAGCATTGGGGCTGCATTATAAGAATGTTCCACTCAAGGTAGATTTAAAAAACTTGAATGAAGAGGCCATTACCAAAATCCTCACGACACTCGAAGAAATTCCTAAACCAGCAGTTGTGCATTGTGCAGCCGGGATGCGATCGACTGGAATTGCACTCTTAAGTATTGCTATCCAAGAAGGATTAACACCAGAAGAAACCTTAGCAAGAGCAAAGAATCTGGGTTTTGGATTCTTTGAACACGCTGGCGTTAGTCCCCGATTGAGGCAATTATTTGTGGACTACGTTAACAAACACGCCAAATTAGCTGTGCCTACTTGCTGA
- a CDS encoding GNAT family N-acetyltransferase, whose protein sequence is MSANEISLRPAQETDAWVLSAIHIAAIKALPATFYTQKELLAWRNYRDKPDGSNILKSMKVETCKVAIKGDAVIGFASFIVDELIGLYVHPKYQGKGIGRALVQNFCDEATDRGIDKVITTASLYAEGFYLRLGFTTIQKAPHYLSKGIVVPVTKMSKILATTPR, encoded by the coding sequence ATGAGTGCTAACGAAATATCTCTTCGACCTGCCCAAGAAACAGATGCGTGGGTGCTGAGTGCAATTCATATTGCTGCTATCAAAGCTTTGCCTGCAACTTTCTACACTCAAAAAGAACTTTTAGCTTGGCGTAATTACCGCGACAAACCGGATGGTTCAAATATCTTGAAGAGTATGAAAGTGGAAACTTGCAAAGTTGCCATTAAGGGAGATGCTGTTATAGGTTTTGCTAGTTTTATTGTTGATGAACTCATCGGGCTGTATGTCCATCCTAAATATCAAGGTAAAGGGATTGGGCGTGCTTTAGTTCAAAATTTTTGTGATGAAGCAACCGATCGAGGTATAGATAAGGTAATTACAACTGCTAGTCTTTATGCGGAAGGATTTTATTTACGACTGGGATTTACTACCATTCAAAAAGCACCTCATTATTTAAGCAAGGGGATAGTTGTTCCAGTTACGAAAATGAGTAAAATATTAGCTACGACACCGAGATAA
- a CDS encoding ester cyclase, with the protein MSNVEDNKIIARRWVELISEHRIEDICEMTAPTWRMHGALPGLPPGPDGVRKLFGSFGAIEQKWTIEDVIAEGDKVVVRATNTCTQESFFGIPSHGREQTFTAMFIHWIVDGKIVETWRNADDLGRVLQLGARIEPGTSGK; encoded by the coding sequence ATGTCTAATGTTGAAGACAATAAAATAATTGCTCGACGCTGGGTCGAACTCATTAGCGAGCATCGAATTGAAGATATCTGCGAGATGACTGCCCCAACTTGGAGGATGCACGGTGCTTTACCTGGGCTTCCTCCAGGGCCGGATGGGGTACGTAAACTCTTTGGCTCATTTGGGGCTATCGAGCAGAAATGGACAATTGAAGACGTAATTGCTGAAGGTGACAAAGTTGTGGTGCGTGCAACTAATACCTGCACTCAAGAAAGTTTCTTTGGAATACCTAGTCATGGTCGAGAGCAGACGTTCACGGCTATGTTCATTCATTGGATTGTTGACGGGAAGATAGTTGAAACTTGGCGAAACGCTGATGATCTCGGACGAGTTCTTCAGCTTGGGGCGCGGATTGAGCCGGGAACGTCTGGGAAATAA
- a CDS encoding zinc ribbon domain-containing protein, whose amino-acid sequence MATVSCPHCHQLVDSQAISCPYCRTTLKAYGHPGIPLHRATGDGYLCNTCTYHADDTCNFPQRPYAKDCTLYQNIEQTKLELEQQRYTNSFAVTVKTWVKRNQALLLLLGLLLVCLLFVILRS is encoded by the coding sequence TTGGCTACTGTATCTTGTCCCCACTGCCATCAACTCGTTGATAGTCAAGCTATTAGTTGTCCCTATTGCCGGACTACACTCAAAGCTTACGGTCATCCCGGTATTCCATTGCACCGCGCCACTGGGGATGGGTATCTGTGCAACACTTGCACCTATCACGCTGATGATACTTGCAATTTTCCTCAGCGTCCCTACGCCAAAGACTGTACCCTCTACCAAAATATTGAACAGACAAAATTAGAGTTGGAACAGCAGCGTTACACGAACAGTTTTGCTGTAACTGTGAAAACTTGGGTAAAACGCAATCAGGCTTTGCTGTTGCTATTAGGTTTATTATTGGTCTGTTTGTTGTTCGTGATATTAAGGTCTTGA
- a CDS encoding gamma-glutamylcyclotransferase: MSLSRSDLEAENAQTRLLEASHSGIKLTTLSEDELQRSLHEILQQQLPNSDIWIFAYGSLIWNPLITYIERRAGIIYGWHRRFCTWMILGRGTPENPGLLLGLDRGGSCRGIVYRIAAADVASELLLIWRREMLAGVYVARWVKVFDGTQEFKAIAFVANRQHPRYAHKLPLTTTVNSIATASGKLGSCADYLMKTVDGLIAEGIKDRKLLLLRKQVLAKQQALLVNGGSTLTTNYE; encoded by the coding sequence ATGTCACTCAGTCGTAGCGACCTCGAAGCTGAAAACGCACAGACTAGACTGTTAGAAGCATCACACTCTGGAATCAAGTTAACTACTCTGAGCGAAGATGAGTTACAGCGATCGCTCCATGAAATACTACAACAGCAACTACCAAATTCTGATATCTGGATATTTGCCTACGGTTCCCTAATTTGGAATCCCCTAATTACATACATCGAGCGCCGTGCTGGGATCATTTATGGTTGGCATCGGCGCTTCTGTACATGGATGATCCTCGGTCGCGGTACTCCAGAGAATCCCGGATTACTCTTAGGACTCGATCGCGGCGGTAGTTGTCGTGGTATTGTTTATCGAATTGCTGCTGCTGATGTAGCATCCGAATTATTGCTGATTTGGCGACGGGAAATGTTAGCTGGTGTCTACGTTGCCCGTTGGGTAAAGGTGTTTGATGGTACGCAAGAATTTAAAGCGATCGCCTTTGTTGCTAATCGCCAGCATCCCAGATACGCTCATAAACTACCATTAACAACTACTGTTAATAGCATTGCCACCGCATCTGGAAAATTGGGTTCCTGCGCTGATTATCTTATGAAAACTGTCGATGGATTAATCGCAGAAGGTATAAAAGATAGAAAATTGCTCTTGTTACGCAAACAAGTGCTGGCAAAACAACAAGCGCTTTTAGTTAATGGCGGCTCTACTCTAACGACTAATTATGAATAA
- a CDS encoding AAA family ATPase — MIADYGSTLQNIFQGIAPNSNESDVEQKVVVPLLRILGYSNSDWQSQVVILQSKLDFLVGQPDSALIKPAYLIIEVKAPSKNIAHSVWQINNYMRHTGSVIGLLTNGYDFRILYNHDKRITTIVEYSQVTLIQKYRSFYKILSKKTYLNFTSTLYKNQQNIRLQFLNLISKEVQQEDMLGLFNKGKTFPSQIQQTSEEKILISQTKEERKSMIITVFNNKGGVGKTTTTINLAAALNKLGKRVLLIDIDAQANLTMGLGIDPLDDIEQKGKKDITHLLTEPRTKLEDTITTTNWGDVQLDLVPSHIRLSRMETTLNQTVDSDRLLAKKLKKHDYDFVLIDPPPSFGKVNSISLMASSAILIPTQLSAYAIRALEYVLDRTNEIEQLKDEPLPILGIAVSMYDQKSSNYNKSMVVRLFEIIEKSGGSNKVELFPENTWIPRLNIVSICQDKGYPLYQGEFDNTLVSQEKEAAQKVLERYTNLAQHLIKVTTGDSKNHG; from the coding sequence ATGATTGCTGACTATGGCTCGACCCTGCAAAACATTTTTCAAGGGATCGCCCCAAATAGTAACGAATCTGATGTAGAGCAAAAGGTCGTAGTTCCACTCTTGCGTATCCTTGGTTACAGCAATAGCGATTGGCAGTCTCAAGTAGTAATTTTACAATCTAAGCTTGACTTCCTAGTGGGTCAACCAGATTCCGCTTTAATAAAACCTGCCTATTTAATTATTGAAGTTAAAGCACCTAGTAAAAACATTGCCCACAGTGTTTGGCAAATTAATAATTATATGCGCCATACGGGATCTGTTATCGGACTGTTAACCAATGGCTATGATTTTCGTATACTTTATAACCATGATAAAAGAATTACCACTATTGTAGAGTATTCCCAAGTGACACTTATTCAAAAATATAGGTCATTTTACAAAATTTTATCCAAAAAAACTTATTTAAACTTTACTTCTACCCTGTATAAAAATCAACAAAATATTCGCTTACAATTTTTAAATTTAATCTCAAAAGAGGTGCAACAAGAAGATATGTTGGGTTTATTCAACAAAGGCAAGACTTTTCCCTCGCAAATACAGCAAACCAGTGAAGAAAAAATTTTAATTTCTCAAACTAAGGAGGAACGTAAATCGATGATTATTACTGTATTTAATAACAAAGGAGGAGTAGGTAAAACTACAACTACTATCAACCTCGCGGCCGCTCTCAACAAGCTTGGTAAGCGAGTACTGCTGATTGATATTGACGCTCAAGCTAATCTAACAATGGGATTAGGAATAGATCCTTTGGATGATATTGAACAGAAAGGGAAGAAAGATATTACTCATCTACTTACTGAACCAAGAACTAAATTAGAGGACACAATAACTACAACTAATTGGGGAGATGTTCAATTGGACTTGGTTCCATCACATATACGCCTAAGTAGAATGGAAACTACACTTAATCAAACAGTAGATAGCGATCGTCTACTCGCAAAAAAGCTGAAAAAGCATGATTATGATTTCGTACTTATTGATCCGCCTCCCTCTTTCGGCAAAGTTAACAGCATATCATTAATGGCATCATCAGCTATTCTTATTCCTACTCAGTTATCAGCCTACGCAATTCGAGCTTTAGAATATGTACTAGATAGAACAAACGAAATAGAGCAGTTAAAAGATGAACCTCTACCAATTTTGGGAATAGCCGTTAGTATGTACGATCAAAAATCGTCCAACTACAATAAGTCTATGGTTGTCAGACTTTTCGAAATTATTGAAAAGAGTGGTGGCAGTAACAAAGTGGAACTTTTTCCTGAAAACACTTGGATTCCACGTTTAAATATAGTTTCTATTTGTCAAGATAAAGGATATCCACTGTACCAAGGCGAATTTGACAACACACTTGTCTCTCAAGAAAAAGAGGCTGCACAAAAAGTTCTAGAACGCTACACCAATCTAGCTCAACATTTGATTAAAGTTACTACTGGAGATTCAAAAAATCATGGATAG
- a CDS encoding TetR/AcrR family transcriptional regulator produces MNKSIRSSTLTRIRLIEAASQVFASLGVQGATTREIARVAGVNEVTLFRHFASKEQLLGAVIKNALALQTEALAYPEAWTQDLKIDLRQYAHLYNTMLEAQEDLIRTFIGEAKRHPEAAKQVIQEAAKPLREKLVAYLESSQKLGTVRVDLAPFPAVDMFTGMLLAGMLCRSAKFNQGSYSCEDYIETCVDIFVRGISTSNSSQCGCKF; encoded by the coding sequence ATGAATAAAAGCATCCGTTCATCAACTCTCACTCGTATACGTTTGATAGAAGCCGCCTCGCAAGTATTTGCCAGTTTAGGTGTTCAAGGAGCGACTACCCGTGAAATAGCTCGTGTTGCTGGTGTGAATGAGGTGACTTTATTTCGTCACTTTGCTAGCAAAGAACAACTTCTGGGAGCAGTCATCAAAAATGCCTTGGCACTCCAGACCGAAGCCCTTGCATACCCCGAAGCGTGGACACAGGATCTAAAAATTGATTTAAGACAATATGCCCATCTTTATAATACTATGCTAGAAGCACAGGAAGACTTAATTCGTACATTTATTGGAGAAGCTAAACGTCATCCTGAAGCAGCTAAACAAGTGATTCAAGAAGCCGCCAAGCCTTTAAGAGAAAAACTGGTTGCTTATCTTGAATCGAGCCAGAAACTAGGCACCGTGAGAGTAGACCTCGCTCCATTTCCAGCAGTAGATATGTTTACGGGAATGCTGTTAGCTGGAATGCTATGTCGCAGTGCAAAATTTAATCAAGGCAGCTATAGCTGTGAGGACTATATCGAAACCTGTGTAGATATTTTTGTGCGCGGTATTAGTACCTCTAACAGTTCTCAATGCGGCTGTAAGTTCTGA
- a CDS encoding Npun_R2821/Npun_R2822 family protein: protein MDSFGIYTLANDVVFDQLVALLNSIEVNVSADIPICIIPYNEQLDLVRKEINNRKNVILFDNWDVIQHWEEFAHQVWAAHPREKEAKLSRPSWYKSHLQRKFVAFEGIFDKFVFYDGDSLAMKPLNNVIDKLETSDFVFDDWEHLKDRAVAALNISVIEKTGLYTEADIRPQLHCSSFFGSKRGLFTVKEIEILKERLITQKEVEWINGHGWWDDSFLFNYMTLRCDRPLFNFTLSPNGEDRTGNCANADPFVNINNVLYNQDGLKPIHRIHYMSYSSRDFAQLSQGQDVNICYGDEFLHYRFLKEPEQRPKQLKPASIITKTNNFFNKTMNKIQRTLR, encoded by the coding sequence ATGGATTCCTTCGGTATCTACACCCTGGCTAATGATGTGGTGTTTGACCAACTAGTAGCTTTGCTAAACAGTATTGAGGTGAATGTTAGCGCAGATATTCCTATTTGTATAATTCCATATAATGAGCAACTAGATTTAGTTAGGAAAGAAATTAATAATCGAAAAAATGTAATCTTATTTGATAATTGGGACGTAATTCAACACTGGGAAGAATTTGCTCATCAGGTTTGGGCAGCACATCCAAGGGAAAAAGAGGCAAAGTTATCACGTCCTAGTTGGTACAAAAGTCATTTACAAAGAAAGTTTGTTGCCTTTGAGGGTATTTTTGATAAATTCGTATTTTATGACGGTGATAGTTTGGCAATGAAGCCACTCAATAATGTAATTGACAAGTTAGAAACATCAGATTTTGTTTTTGATGATTGGGAACACCTTAAGGATAGGGCTGTTGCAGCGTTAAATATTTCAGTCATAGAGAAAACTGGGCTGTATACAGAAGCAGATATACGTCCTCAACTCCATTGTTCTAGTTTTTTTGGCTCTAAACGAGGATTGTTTACTGTTAAAGAAATTGAGATACTGAAGGAGCGATTAATTACCCAAAAAGAAGTTGAGTGGATTAATGGACATGGATGGTGGGATGATTCTTTTTTGTTTAACTATATGACCTTGCGCTGCGATCGCCCACTTTTTAACTTTACACTTAGCCCCAATGGTGAAGATAGAACAGGCAACTGTGCCAATGCAGATCCCTTTGTCAATATTAATAACGTTCTTTATAATCAAGATGGCTTAAAACCAATTCATCGTATACATTATATGAGCTATTCTTCTCGTGATTTTGCCCAGTTATCTCAAGGGCAAGATGTCAATATATGTTATGGAGATGAATTTTTGCACTATCGCTTTCTTAAAGAACCAGAACAAAGACCAAAACAGCTTAAACCAGCAAGTATAATTACCAAAACTAACAATTTCTTTAACAAAACAATGAATAAAATTCAAAGAACTCTCCGTTAA
- a CDS encoding glycosyltransferase family 2 protein — translation MPKITVCVPTFNRVNLLPYAIDSVLNQSEQDFELIVCDDGSSDRTPELMSQYTDQRIKYIRHLQNIGKSNNMRSGFDAASGEYFIKFDDDDRLTPDFLASTAAILAQDSSIDFVGTDHWIIDINNVRDEAKTQENTHRWGRKNLPAGVVDNLLEVVFVNQSFQVGATLFRRKTLQELGYMQPNMQNCEDNDLFVRLALAGKKGYYLPKLLMEYRTHAEQQGINRAIPYLFDKIRYLESYKFDFEKIETIRKNRLTETQLLLGLRLIEKGETQKGRELVLAGQSFSTPKAWTGLGLSLLPVGLRGKAFNALRQVRG, via the coding sequence ATGCCTAAAATTACTGTTTGCGTTCCTACTTTTAATCGTGTTAATCTTCTTCCTTATGCCATTGACAGTGTACTGAATCAGTCTGAGCAAGACTTTGAGCTAATTGTTTGTGATGACGGTTCTAGCGATCGCACACCTGAGTTAATGTCACAGTATACAGACCAACGGATTAAATATATTCGTCATTTGCAAAATATTGGTAAAAGTAATAATATGCGCTCTGGCTTTGATGCAGCCAGTGGTGAATATTTTATTAAATTTGATGATGACGATCGGCTCACACCCGATTTTCTTGCAAGTACCGCAGCGATTCTTGCTCAAGACTCTAGCATTGATTTTGTTGGTACAGACCATTGGATAATTGATATTAACAATGTGCGGGATGAAGCAAAAACTCAAGAAAATACTCATCGCTGGGGTAGAAAAAATTTACCAGCAGGTGTTGTAGATAATTTGTTGGAAGTTGTATTTGTTAACCAAAGCTTTCAAGTTGGTGCAACATTATTCCGCCGTAAAACATTGCAAGAATTAGGATATATGCAGCCAAATATGCAAAATTGTGAGGATAATGATTTATTTGTGCGTTTAGCTTTGGCGGGAAAGAAGGGTTATTATTTACCAAAATTATTGATGGAATATCGCACTCATGCAGAACAGCAAGGTATAAATCGAGCCATTCCTTATTTGTTTGATAAAATCCGGTATTTAGAAAGTTATAAGTTTGATTTTGAAAAAATAGAGACAATCAGGAAAAATCGTCTAACTGAAACGCAGTTATTATTAGGTTTGCGTTTAATTGAAAAGGGTGAAACGCAAAAAGGTAGAGAGCTAGTTTTGGCAGGGCAGTCTTTTTCAACTCCTAAAGCTTGGACTGGTTTAGGATTATCATTGTTACCAGTTGGGTTGCGAGGTAAGGCGTTTAATGCACTGCGACAAGTGCGGGGTTAA